A single Thermofilum sp. DNA region contains:
- a CDS encoding HAD family hydrolase, translating into MSALKDILAEAKIISFDFDGTLVDSYTYMRDVIELMLLHMGTPPNMLQLVSELAYQEWFSRERANAMSYAGFAALLAEAAGKSGLSLPPPPPDFNELFLEARIQATRPYPCAVQLLAALKARGKVVVSVSGNDGIPGFKERRVEASGLLRFFDKLVVLPAGQLSRVEALLEVSKEYGAEPSEVVHFDDRREVAYQIAEAGFRAVLVKTGMCTEALPHPQVLEVESLCEVLEALTSHRASGEG; encoded by the coding sequence ATGAGCGCTCTTAAGGATATTCTAGCTGAGGCAAAGATCATTTCGTTCGACTTCGACGGCACTCTTGTCGACAGCTACACGTACATGAGGGACGTGATCGAGCTTATGCTTCTCCACATGGGAACTCCGCCCAACATGCTGCAGCTGGTTTCCGAGCTAGCTTACCAGGAGTGGTTCAGCCGGGAGAGGGCAAACGCGATGAGCTACGCGGGTTTCGCAGCCCTCCTCGCTGAAGCTGCTGGAAAGAGCGGGCTCAGCCTGCCGCCACCCCCGCCGGATTTCAACGAGCTCTTCCTCGAGGCGAGAATTCAGGCTACCCGGCCCTACCCCTGCGCAGTCCAGCTCTTGGCGGCGCTTAAAGCGAGGGGGAAAGTTGTCGTCTCCGTGAGTGGCAACGACGGAATACCTGGCTTTAAGGAGAGGCGCGTAGAGGCTTCAGGCCTCCTGCGCTTCTTTGACAAGCTGGTGGTTCTGCCCGCGGGTCAGCTGTCGCGCGTGGAGGCGCTTCTCGAGGTTTCGAAGGAGTACGGCGCTGAGCCCAGCGAGGTGGTGCACTTCGACGATAGGCGCGAGGTGGCGTATCAAATCGCGGAAGCGGGCTTCAGAGCAGTGCTCGTGAAGACGGGGATGTGCACCGAGGCGCTGCCCCACCCGCAAGTGCTCGAGGTTGAAAGCCTCTGCGAGGTACTGGAGGCGCTCACCAGCCACCGGGCTTCGGGCGAGGGCTAG
- the trxA gene encoding thioredoxin, which yields MEAEIEEIKRRMLAQMLRSPRAGSTACPYNPEAGAAELAESLRGCKVVVADFWAEWCGPCRITSPIVEAVARKYEGRVAVLKINVDEHPELAAKFEVLSIPTIIVFHQGREVERFVGYSPSLPRQLDSLVKELLS from the coding sequence ATGGAGGCGGAAATCGAGGAGATAAAGCGGAGAATGCTCGCGCAGATGCTCCGCAGCCCCCGGGCTGGTAGTACTGCCTGCCCCTACAACCCGGAGGCTGGCGCAGCCGAGCTAGCGGAGTCGCTGCGCGGCTGCAAGGTGGTTGTCGCGGACTTCTGGGCTGAGTGGTGCGGCCCCTGCAGGATCACAAGCCCCATAGTCGAAGCAGTAGCCAGGAAGTACGAGGGAAGAGTCGCAGTCCTCAAGATCAACGTGGACGAGCACCCAGAGCTCGCCGCGAAGTTCGAAGTGCTCAGCATCCCCACGATCATCGTCTTCCACCAGGGCAGAGAGGTGGAGAGGTTCGTCGGCTACTCCCCCTCGCTTCCCCGCCAGCTCGACTCCCTCGTGAAGGAGCTCCTTTCTTAG
- a CDS encoding flavin reductase family protein, with protein sequence MGERLGAMPDYISVDIRRFTRLLHPKMVSLVVALREDGKPNVMPASWVMPASVEPPLLVVAVSPRRYTYDLIQRRPEFTVNPVPLKMRGVVEYLGSVSGRDVDKLAHAKLGLLQPVAVSTPCLEEALACIECSVWAQYPCGDHYLIVGRVRAARVRRDAWTGSLYDLSAAEPLLHLGGDEYATASREPRGKERGEG encoded by the coding sequence GTGGGCGAGAGGCTGGGAGCCATGCCGGACTACATTTCAGTCGATATCCGGCGGTTCACGAGGCTTCTCCACCCTAAGATGGTCTCCCTCGTAGTAGCTCTCCGCGAGGACGGCAAGCCAAACGTTATGCCAGCCTCGTGGGTTATGCCCGCTTCCGTCGAGCCGCCTCTTCTCGTAGTTGCCGTTTCGCCGCGCCGCTACACGTACGACCTTATCCAGCGGCGGCCGGAGTTCACAGTTAACCCTGTCCCGCTCAAGATGAGGGGTGTCGTCGAGTACCTCGGCTCGGTGAGCGGGAGGGATGTGGACAAGCTTGCTCACGCGAAGCTGGGACTACTGCAGCCTGTAGCTGTCTCCACTCCGTGCCTCGAGGAGGCTCTAGCGTGTATCGAGTGCAGCGTGTGGGCGCAGTACCCCTGCGGCGACCACTACCTCATCGTGGGCAGGGTTAGGGCGGCTAGGGTCAGGCGGGACGCGTGGACAGGCAGCCTCTACGACTTGAGTGCTGCCGAGCCCCTGCTGCACCTGGGTGGGGACGAGTACGCCACCGCTTCGCGCGAGCCGCGAGGCAAGGAGCGCGGCGAAGGCTAG
- a CDS encoding ABC transporter ATP-binding protein: MLAVQVLDLRKRYVSFRRRGLFSREKVVVEALKGVTFDARKAEVLGILGPNGAGKSTLVKILATVLLPDSGTARILGHDIVEERREVRRLIGVMLSVERGFFLKLTGRENLKYFGMLYGLSGSALEKRVQEVLREVGLLKNADKPFEEYSLGMKARLGIARALLNDPEVLILDEPTLGLDPVSARRVRALIRSLAKEGGKTVLITTHNMFEAEIVCDRVAILSDGRIAAIDTVEDLKRKVADTVFLEVRVSCEHESSILQALRSVYSSVTCRREGPASRILIPVKVNEYEHALSELLETLRRSKLKLRGIAVREPTLEDAFVKIVGER, from the coding sequence ATGCTCGCTGTCCAGGTACTCGATTTGAGGAAGAGGTACGTCTCTTTCAGGCGGAGGGGGCTGTTCAGCCGCGAGAAGGTTGTGGTAGAGGCCCTTAAAGGGGTCACATTTGACGCGCGGAAAGCCGAGGTGCTGGGGATTCTCGGGCCTAACGGGGCGGGAAAGTCAACACTGGTGAAAATCCTAGCTACGGTGCTTCTCCCCGATAGCGGAACTGCGAGAATTCTCGGCCACGACATCGTCGAGGAGAGGAGGGAGGTCAGGAGGCTTATCGGGGTCATGCTCAGCGTCGAGAGGGGTTTCTTCCTGAAGCTCACCGGGAGAGAGAACCTAAAGTACTTCGGCATGCTCTACGGCCTCTCCGGGAGTGCCCTGGAGAAGCGGGTCCAAGAAGTGCTCAGAGAAGTTGGCCTGCTGAAGAATGCGGACAAGCCCTTCGAGGAGTACTCCCTCGGCATGAAGGCGAGGCTCGGCATCGCGCGAGCGCTCCTCAACGACCCAGAGGTGCTGATCCTCGACGAGCCGACCCTCGGGCTAGACCCGGTGTCCGCCCGCAGAGTGAGAGCTCTGATTAGGAGCCTAGCCAAGGAGGGGGGAAAGACCGTGCTGATCACAACGCACAACATGTTCGAAGCGGAGATCGTCTGCGACCGCGTAGCTATCCTGAGCGATGGAAGAATCGCCGCGATCGACACGGTGGAGGATCTGAAGAGGAAAGTCGCCGACACAGTGTTTCTGGAGGTCAGAGTATCCTGCGAGCATGAGAGCAGCATTCTTCAAGCCCTTAGGAGCGTCTACTCCTCCGTCACCTGCAGGAGGGAGGGGCCGGCGAGCAGGATACTGATTCCCGTGAAAGTGAACGAGTACGAGCACGCGCTCAGCGAGCTTCTGGAAACCCTCCGGAGGAGTAAGCTGAAGCTGCGCGGGATCGCTGTTCGCGAGCCAACCCTGGAGGATGCTTTCGTCAAGATCGTCGGGGAAAGGTGA
- a CDS encoding lysine exporter LysO family protein → MDAGASSLAVLALFAVSVGAGKLSRVKPPAWVFEGIILVVVFSVSCWAASSGVQATVSALILAATLLSLIVSLTLAASLISKSRGKAAEARFSPRIDWRILSVVLAGWLSGFLAPYLSEVLGSLLFWEVIVLIAITGLYVSSSLNHQALREGARTALEACALAVAISVLAGLVGSRVLGIPPDLAVAMTLGMGWYSFTGPYIASVAGPSAGLAAFLLNVMREQSTFLLVPLVRGPRSVMLSLGGVTTMDNTLPVYIHAYGEDFAPASVLHGFILTVLAPFLIVAALSF, encoded by the coding sequence ATGGACGCTGGAGCCAGCTCGCTGGCGGTGCTCGCTCTCTTCGCGGTGAGCGTTGGCGCCGGCAAGCTTTCACGCGTAAAGCCTCCGGCGTGGGTTTTCGAGGGCATAATCCTTGTGGTCGTCTTCTCGGTTTCCTGCTGGGCTGCCTCCAGCGGGGTTCAGGCTACAGTGTCTGCGCTAATCCTCGCCGCTACGCTACTCTCGTTGATCGTCTCGCTCACCCTAGCGGCCTCGCTCATCTCGAAGAGTAGGGGGAAAGCCGCGGAAGCGAGGTTTTCGCCGAGAATCGACTGGAGGATACTGAGCGTGGTACTCGCAGGGTGGCTGTCCGGCTTCCTGGCCCCCTATCTCAGCGAAGTGCTGGGCTCCCTTCTCTTCTGGGAGGTTATTGTGCTCATCGCTATCACCGGGCTCTACGTCTCCAGCTCCCTGAACCACCAGGCTCTGCGCGAAGGCGCTAGAACCGCGCTCGAAGCTTGCGCTCTAGCAGTAGCGATATCGGTTCTAGCCGGGCTAGTCGGCTCGCGAGTCCTGGGGATCCCCCCGGACCTCGCGGTAGCGATGACGCTCGGGATGGGCTGGTACAGCTTCACGGGCCCTTACATCGCTAGCGTAGCGGGACCCTCCGCCGGCCTCGCAGCCTTCCTGTTGAACGTGATGCGGGAGCAGTCCACGTTCCTCCTGGTCCCGCTGGTCAGGGGCCCTAGGTCGGTGATGCTCAGCTTAGGCGGTGTGACGACGATGGATAACACCTTACCTGTCTACATCCACGCTTACGGGGAGGACTTCGCGCCGGCCAGCGTTCTCCACGGCTTCATCCTCACAGTGCTCGCACCGTTCCTCATCGTAGCTGCGCTCAGCTTTTAA
- a CDS encoding HAD family hydrolase, protein MARLRVVSLDLDGTLVSRNYVDYFWLELVPQLYSERWGVPLEESKKLVFQAYEEIGPGDIRWYRPSYWFERFGFPDKLSWALSRAGELVFLYEDAARFLRRLSGKVELVISTSASREFIEVVFQRVPELSKYISRVFSSSSDFSLAGKPPEFFLRVMEKLGAKAEEVVHIGDDEVHDYENPRKVGIRAFLVTRSGNPNGFEGLAEIIEQLALSP, encoded by the coding sequence ATGGCGAGGTTGCGTGTAGTCTCGCTGGACCTCGACGGGACGCTGGTGTCCCGGAATTACGTCGACTACTTCTGGCTGGAGCTAGTCCCCCAGCTCTACTCCGAGAGGTGGGGAGTCCCCCTGGAGGAGTCGAAGAAGCTGGTCTTTCAAGCGTACGAGGAGATTGGCCCAGGAGATATCCGCTGGTACAGGCCTTCGTACTGGTTCGAGAGGTTCGGTTTCCCCGATAAGCTGAGCTGGGCTTTAAGCAGAGCTGGGGAGCTGGTCTTCCTCTACGAGGACGCCGCCAGATTCCTCAGGAGGCTCTCAGGGAAAGTCGAGCTCGTCATCAGCACCAGCGCGTCGAGAGAGTTCATCGAAGTCGTGTTCCAGAGAGTACCGGAGCTGAGCAAGTACATCAGCAGAGTCTTCTCGTCGTCTTCTGACTTCTCCCTCGCAGGGAAGCCGCCGGAGTTCTTCCTGAGAGTCATGGAGAAGCTCGGGGCGAAAGCCGAGGAAGTAGTGCACATAGGTGACGATGAGGTCCACGACTACGAGAATCCGCGCAAAGTGGGTATCAGGGCTTTCCTCGTTACGAGAAGCGGGAACCCTAACGGGTTTGAAGGCCTAGCCGAGATCATCGAGCAGTTAGCGCTCAGCCCCTGA